The sequence GCGAGGCGTTTTTCCATGAAGACCGATAGCGGGTCTTCCGCGTAGTCGCCAAACGGGCCGCGGATCTGGTAGCCGCCGCGTGTGTAGAGGGCGAGCGCGTCGGGTTGGTGGATGCCGGTTTCCAGCCGCGCCAGGGCATAGCCGTCGGCACGAGCGCGGCGCTCCAGTGCGGCGAGCAATGCGCGACCGATGCCGTTCCCGCGCGCCAGCGGTGCCACGATCATCCGTTTGATCTCGACGTAGTCCGCATGCCGGACAAAGGCGCCGCAGCCGCTCACGCTGCCTGCGCGCTCGGCGACGAGCAGGCTCACGTGCGGTTGGCGCAGCGCCTCGATGTCGAGCAGGTGATTGCTCTCGGCTGGATAGAGCGCCGCCATTTGTGCGTCCAGCGTTGCGATCAGGCTGCGAACCGCGGGTTCGGCCGGATCGCCAGCGCGGATGTGAAGGTCCGCGCTCATAGCCTGCGCCCTACGATGACCAGCGAGCGCGCGACGCCGTCGAGCTGCGCCACATCGGGCAGGGTGCCCCAGCGGGAAAAACCCTCGGACTCGAAAAGCGCGAGGCTCGCGCGGTTGTGCAGGAAGATGAGCCCCACGAGATTGCGCAGGCCGATGTCGGGAGCATGCGCGATCGCGCGGCGCAGCAGCTCGCGGCCAAGGCCCTTGCCGCGTTCGGACGCGTCCACATAGACCGAGAGCTCTGCCGTCGCGTCATAGGCCGCGCGACTGTGGAAGGCGCTGTACGAAAGCCAGCCGACGAGCCGGCGCCCGCGCTCGGCCACCCACAGCGGATGCCGCTCCGGCTTGTGTGCCGCGAACCAGTCGGCCCGCTGCGCCACGCTCACCGGTTCGAGATCGGCCGTGACCTCGCGACTGGCGATGGTCTGGTTGTAGATCGCGACGACGCCGGGGAGGTCTTCCCCCACGGCATCGCGGATGGTCCAGACGTCGCTCATCTCAGAACAGGAAGTAGCGCTGTGCCATGGGCAGCACGCTGGCCGGTTCGCAGGTGAGAAGCTGGCCGTTGGCGTGCACCTGGTAGGTCTCGGGGTCGACCGTGATCTCGCCCTGCCAGTTGTTGAGCACCATGTCGGCCTTGCGCACCGAGCGGATGCCGCGCACGGCCTCCAGCGGTCGCGAGAGCCCGAGTCCTTCGAGCGTGCCCTTGTCGAGCGCGGCCTGCGAGACGAAGGTCAGCGAGGTCTTCAGCCCGCCGCCGAAGGCGCCGAACATCGGACGGTAGTGCACCGGCTGCGGCGTCGGGATGGAGGCGTTGGCGTCGCCCATCGCGGCGGCGGCGATCATGCCGCCCTTGAGGATCAGCGAGGGCTTGACGCCGAAGAAGGCGGGTTTCCAGACGACAAGGTCGGCGAGCTTGCCGACCTCGATCGAGCCGACCACATGCGAGATGCCATGCGCGATCGCCGGGTTGATCGTGTACTTGGCGATGTAGCGCTTGGCGCGCGCGTTGTCGGAACGGGCGCTGTCACCCTCCAGGGCGCCGCGCTGCACCTTCATCTTGTGGGCGGTCTGCCAGGTGCGGATGATCACCTCGCCGACACGGCCCATGGCCTGCGAGTCGGAGGAGAACATCGAGAGCGCGCCGATGTCGTGGAGGATGTCTTCCGCGGCGATGGTCTCGCGGCGGATGCGGCTCTCCGCGAAGGCCACGTCCTCGGCGATGGCGGAATCCAGGTGGTGGCAGACCATGAGCATGTCCAGGTGCTCGTCGATCGTGTTCACCGTGTAGGGCCGCGTCGGGTTGGTGGAGCTGGGCAGCACGTTGCCGAGACCCGCGAGCTTGACGATGTCCGGCGCATGGCCGCCGCCCGCACCCTCGGTATGGAAGGTGTGGATGGTGCGGTCCTTGAAGGCTGCGGCCGTGGTCTCGACGAAACCGGATTCGTTGAGCGTGTCGGTGTGGATCGCGACCTGCACGTCGTATTGCTCGGCGACCGAGAGGCAGTTGTCGATCGCCGCGGGCGTGGTGCCCCAGTCCTCGTGCAGCTTCAGCCCGATCACGCCGGCTTCGATCTGCTCGGCCAGCGGGCCGGGCAGGCTGACGTTGCCTTTGCCGAGGAAGCCGAGGTTCATCGGGAAGGCATCGGCTGCCTGCAGCATGCGCGCGATATGCCAGGGACCGGGCGTGCAGGTGGTGGCGTAGGTGCCGGTGGCCGGGCCCGTGCCGCCGCCGATCATGGTGGTGACGCCCGACATCAGCGCTTCTTCGATCTGCTGCGGACAGATGAAGTGGATGTGCGTGTCGATGCCGCCGGCGGTGATGATCATGCCTTCCCCGGCGATGATCTCGGTGGCGCCGCCGATCGCGATCGTCACGCCGGGCTGGATGTCCGGGTTGCCGGCCTTGCCGATGCCGCTGATGCGGCCGTTCTTGATGCCGATGTCAGCCTTGACGATGCCCCAGTGGTCGAGGATCAGCGCGTTGGTGATCACCGTGTCGGCGACCTCGGCGGCGAGCTTCTGACCCTGGCCCATGCCGTCGCGGATCACCTTGCCGCCGCCGAACTTCACTTCCTCGCCGTAAAGGGTGTAGTCACGCTCGACTTCGACCCACAGCTCGGTATCGGCCAGCCGCACGCGGTCGCCGGTGGTGGGGCCGAACATTTCCGCGTAGGCGCGGCGGGAAATTTTGGCCATTACAGCGCTCCCATCACGGCGGCGTTGAAGCCAAAGACCTTGCGCTCACCATCCAGCGCCACCAGTTCCACCGTGCGCGTCTGGCCCGGCTCGAAGCGGACCGCGGTGCCGGCGGCGATGTTGAGGCGAAAGCCGCGTGCCGCCGTGCGATCGAAGTCCAGCGCCGCGTTGGTCTCGGCGAAGTGGTAGTGCGAGCCCACCTGCACCGGGCGGTCGCCGGTGTTGGCGACGGCCAGCGTGAGCGTGGCGCGGCCGGGGTTGAGCTCCAGCTCGCCGTCCAGGGTGTCGATTTCTCCGGGGATCATGGTCACGTCCTCACACGATGGGGTGATGCACGGTGACGAGCTTGGTGCCGTCGGGGAAGGTGGCTTCGACCTGGATCTCCGGGACCAGCTCGGCCACGCCTTCCATCACGTCCTCGCGAGTGAGGAGCGTGGTGCCGTAGCTCATCAGCTCGGCGACGGTGCGGCCGTCGCGTGCGCCTTCCAGGATCGCCGCGGAGATGTAGGCCACCGCCTCCGGGTAGTTGAGCTTGAGGCCGCGCGCCTTGCGGCGTTCGGCGACGAGGCCGGCGGTGAAGATCAGAAGCTTGTCTTTCTCGCGGGGGGTGAGCTCCATGGGCGCTTCCTCGGATGAAGGTGTGGGGTCTAGGTGTTCCAGATGCGGGGAACGATTGCCGGTCGGCCCAGCAGCGGCGGGCGTAGCGCAGACCAGAGCTGGGTGAACCAGTGGCGGCCGGCCTCGGCGTGACTGCCGATCCAGCGTGCAAGTAGTACGCCGGGCAGGCGGGTGATCGCGCCGCGGCCATGCTGGGGCGCGATCTCGCGCAAAGCCTCGACCATGGCCGCGTCCACGCCGGTGTGCGCGACGAAGAAGGTGCCGAAAACCGGATCGCCGGCGAGTCCGGCCTGCGCGCCGAGCAGGGCATCGTCACCGTCCAGCGCGATGGCCTCGCGCCACAGCGGACGGCCTGCGCGTTCGATGCGGGTGGAGAGTTCCAGGCGGCCGCGGGTGAAACGTTCGCCGCGGGCGGTGCGGCCGAGGCAGATCATGTCCTGCCCAATGAGGGTCGCGTCGGCGGCGAGCCGGATCTGCGTCGCGCCACGCGCACGCGCTTCGTCGAAGACGATGCTCTCCTGCGGCAGCCATTCGAGTACGCCGCCCGCCTCCACCTCCAGCCGGATGTTCTGGCTGCCCCAAGCGCCGGCCGAGCGATACCACTTGCCGGCGCCCGGCGTGGTGAGCAGGGCATGCGCGCCCTCGGCGACGTGGATGTTGATCTGCAGGTGATCGCCCCCGGCGATGCCCGCGGGGGGGTGGATCAGGATGCCGTGGCAGACCGCCTCGCCTTCCGGGTAGAGCGGCTTCTGGAAGGCCAGTGGGCCGCGGTGGGCCCGGTTCACCAGGCGCGTGGCCAGGCGGTCGCCCTCAGCGCGGCGGGCGAAACCCAGCTGCAGTTCCGCCTCCCAGCCCTTGGGCGTCGCGGTTTGCGGGCGCGTCGGGGCGAGGGTGGCGGGCTGTTCGGCGAGCATGGTTGGCGAAGCAGGAATGTCCCGATGGTCTCTCGTTGGCGGCGCGCCGGCCATACGCGAAATTGCGTATTGGGAATCGCCGAAAGCCTATTGACGGATTTCGCCGGTGTTGTCAGGGGGCGCGATCGGGCCGCTGGCGCGGAAGGGGTTGATGTCCAGTCCGCCGCGCCGGGTGTAGCGCGCCCACACGGCGAGCTCGCTTGGCCGGCACTGGCGCTGGACGTCCATGAACACACGCTCCACGCACTGCTCGTGGAACTCGTTGTGCTGGCGGAAAGAGATCACGTAGCGCAGCAGCGCCTCGCGATCGATCGGCGCACCACGGTAGCGCACCACCAGCATGCCCCAGTCGGGCTGGCCGGTGACTAGGCAATTCGACTTGAGCAGATGCGAGTAAAGCGTTTCGCTGACCTCGGTGCCGGGGCTCGTGCGCAGCAGCTCGGGGGTCGGCTGGTAGCAGTCCACCTCAATCTCCAGCCCGTCCAGCAACACGCCTTGCGGATAGGCGAGCGTGCGCGGCGGCTGGGCGCCCAGGGGCTGGATGGACACCGAGACCGGCGCGCCGGCTGCGGCGGAAAGATCCCTCGCCACGACGGCCTCGACCTCGGCGGCGCTGGCGAAGCGGCTCTGGTTGAAGGAGTTGAAGTAGAGCTTGAGCGACTTGGACTCGATCAGGCAGGGGCTTGCCGCCGGCACGCGTAGCTCGCCCAGGGCCACGACCGGCTTGCCGCGCGGATCGAGCCAGGAGAGTTCGTAGGCGTTCCACAGATCCTCGCCGAAGAAGGGCAGCGTACCGGGCGCGATGCCCAGTTCGTCGCGCTTGCCCTGGCGCGGGATCGGAAACAACAGTTCGGGCGCGTACTGGTCGCGATAGGTGACCGCCTTGCCCAGCGGGGAGTGCTCGGCAGAGACGGATCCGGAAGTGGGGGATGCCGGGGGAGATGCAGGCTGGCTCATGCGCCGGATTGTAAGTCGCTCGGGGCGACCGTCGGCGCATGAACGCCATCGTCCGCAACAGATCAGACCCGCGGCGGCGCCCCCGCAGAGGCGCCGCCGCATTGCGGTCAAAGATGCGGCCCGCTCAGAAGTGCACTTCGGCCTTGAACATCGGCGCGCGGGTGGTGCAACCGGGCAGCGTCTCGTGGTCGTTGCCGAACTTGTTCTGCCAGTACTCGTAGCCCACGCCGACGAGGACCGTCCCCTTCTTCTCCATGAAGGCGCCGACGTCCAGCATCAGGAAGGCGTCCATCAGGGTTTCCGGCTTGGTGTCGCCGCCGAAGCCGTCCTTGCCCTTCTCGCCGGTGTAAGCCAAGAAGCCGTTGAACGCGAAGTTGGCCGGGCCGAGGTTGAAGGGGAAGCCCCAGGCCGCACCGAGCCGCACTGCCGGCGAGAAGGTGACCGGCTTGCCGACGATGCCGTTGTTGTTGTGCTCGCGGTAGTAGGCCGCGGTCAGGTCCATCCAGCCGCCGGCGAAGCCGAGCTTGAAGGTCGGGCCGATGATCATCTTCGCGACTTCCGGCGCGAAAGCGGTGTTCTTGGCCGAGAGGTCGAAGCCGGTCGAAAGCGCGATGTCATTGACCGGGCCGAAGGCGAGCTTGGTGCCGAAGGTCTTGTTGAGCGAGAGCTGGTGGTTGTAGACCACGTAGACCTCTTGCGCGCCTTCGGTGGAGTTGTTGGCCGGATCGTTGTCGTCGGACTTCAGGATGTCGACGTTGAAGAAGTTGCTGCCGTATTTGTAGCCACTGACATGGGTGAGCCCGACGATATTCTTGGCGATGTCCTTGTCGATCCCCGGTTCGCTGTATTTGCTGCTGTAGCGATAGCTGATCGAGGTGTCGCTCCAGTCGGCGGCCAGTGCGGCGGAGGATGAAACGGCAAGCGCGGCGGCGCATGCGACGAGACGGAATTTCATTTCGGGATCTCCCTGGTTTGCGATGAGGATTTCGCAGTCGACTTTCCCTTTTTGCGGTTCTGTCAATTGCGTTGAAATCGACTCTAGCAAGGCCCAAAAAGAGGGGTTCCTATATCCCGAATAAGCGCCTGCACATAGTTTCAGACCC is a genomic window of Niveibacterium sp. SC-1 containing:
- a CDS encoding GNAT family N-acetyltransferase; the encoded protein is MSADLHIRAGDPAEPAVRSLIATLDAQMAALYPAESNHLLDIEALRQPHVSLLVAERAGSVSGCGAFVRHADYVEIKRMIVAPLARGNGIGRALLAALERRARADGYALARLETGIHQPDALALYTRGGYQIRGPFGDYAEDPLSVFMEKRLAAEPDSAPL
- a CDS encoding N-acetyltransferase family protein, producing the protein MSDVWTIRDAVGEDLPGVVAIYNQTIASREVTADLEPVSVAQRADWFAAHKPERHPLWVAERGRRLVGWLSYSAFHSRAAYDATAELSVYVDASERGKGLGRELLRRAIAHAPDIGLRNLVGLIFLHNRASLALFESEGFSRWGTLPDVAQLDGVARSLVIVGRRL
- a CDS encoding urease subunit beta, with the translated sequence MIPGEIDTLDGELELNPGRATLTLAVANTGDRPVQVGSHYHFAETNAALDFDRTAARGFRLNIAAGTAVRFEPGQTRTVELVALDGERKVFGFNAAVMGAL
- the queF gene encoding NADPH-dependent 7-cyano-7-deazaguanine reductase QueF (Catalyzes the NADPH-dependent reduction of 7-cyano-7-deazaguanine (preQ0) to 7-aminomethyl-7-deazaguanine (preQ1) in queuosine biosynthesis) codes for the protein MSQPASPPASPTSGSVSAEHSPLGKAVTYRDQYAPELLFPIPRQGKRDELGIAPGTLPFFGEDLWNAYELSWLDPRGKPVVALGELRVPAASPCLIESKSLKLYFNSFNQSRFASAAEVEAVVARDLSAAAGAPVSVSIQPLGAQPPRTLAYPQGVLLDGLEIEVDCYQPTPELLRTSPGTEVSETLYSHLLKSNCLVTGQPDWGMLVVRYRGAPIDREALLRYVISFRQHNEFHEQCVERVFMDVQRQCRPSELAVWARYTRRGGLDINPFRASGPIAPPDNTGEIRQ
- the ureC gene encoding urease subunit alpha; the encoded protein is MAKISRRAYAEMFGPTTGDRVRLADTELWVEVERDYTLYGEEVKFGGGKVIRDGMGQGQKLAAEVADTVITNALILDHWGIVKADIGIKNGRISGIGKAGNPDIQPGVTIAIGGATEIIAGEGMIITAGGIDTHIHFICPQQIEEALMSGVTTMIGGGTGPATGTYATTCTPGPWHIARMLQAADAFPMNLGFLGKGNVSLPGPLAEQIEAGVIGLKLHEDWGTTPAAIDNCLSVAEQYDVQVAIHTDTLNESGFVETTAAAFKDRTIHTFHTEGAGGGHAPDIVKLAGLGNVLPSSTNPTRPYTVNTIDEHLDMLMVCHHLDSAIAEDVAFAESRIRRETIAAEDILHDIGALSMFSSDSQAMGRVGEVIIRTWQTAHKMKVQRGALEGDSARSDNARAKRYIAKYTINPAIAHGISHVVGSIEVGKLADLVVWKPAFFGVKPSLILKGGMIAAAAMGDANASIPTPQPVHYRPMFGAFGGGLKTSLTFVSQAALDKGTLEGLGLSRPLEAVRGIRSVRKADMVLNNWQGEITVDPETYQVHANGQLLTCEPASVLPMAQRYFLF
- a CDS encoding urease accessory protein UreD, whose protein sequence is MLAEQPATLAPTRPQTATPKGWEAELQLGFARRAEGDRLATRLVNRAHRGPLAFQKPLYPEGEAVCHGILIHPPAGIAGGDHLQINIHVAEGAHALLTTPGAGKWYRSAGAWGSQNIRLEVEAGGVLEWLPQESIVFDEARARGATQIRLAADATLIGQDMICLGRTARGERFTRGRLELSTRIERAGRPLWREAIALDGDDALLGAQAGLAGDPVFGTFFVAHTGVDAAMVEALREIAPQHGRGAITRLPGVLLARWIGSHAEAGRHWFTQLWSALRPPLLGRPAIVPRIWNT
- the ureA gene encoding urease subunit gamma; the encoded protein is MELTPREKDKLLIFTAGLVAERRKARGLKLNYPEAVAYISAAILEGARDGRTVAELMSYGTTLLTREDVMEGVAELVPEIQVEATFPDGTKLVTVHHPIV